CTAAGCAAATACATATATGGCTTTCCATTTCCAGTTATCGGAATTTCAGAAGGaccttattgcacatgaagctTTAAGGATCCTtgtgtgatggaaagccacatatgacAACTAATGAAAGATGGGAGCCTAAATTGTAAGAGTCATGGAGAGACACGCGATTTGAAATTTTGTCGCAATAATTTAACTTTGTTGGTATTAGTGCGGTAGATTGATTGTGTTGtgttgtattttaatttaggtaggtaccatgTATAACATAATACAAGACATAGAGCTTGTTGTGTATCATCGATTGTTTTTAACTAGTTCAAATGAAGAGCCCATTGAGACTGGAAATATCTTTATAGGAAGGAATACATTGAAATGACATTAAACGTGTGACTAATAGCTGAAACACTAACACGAGTCTTTCCAAAAGGGCctatttttgtatggttttCATAGAGCAATATGCCCTTTTAATACCTAAGCCACTCCTCTCTTGATTTACTCGTACTTAAATATTTCTGTTTCTCACGAGCATCAGCagttagtacagtcagcagcagatgttgctaagcggccaaggtgttcaaaatgatcttgacgcaactttattgttaagagaataagagtaggtatgtcaaggtaattttgaacacctagtccgcttagcaatttctgctgctgactgtatatacACGACAcgtaggtcgatttgtgtaagattgtccttaTAATTGATTTATTATTGTTTCGTTTacgttatattaaaatattccaaaaacgtttgtatggaaaatgcATTAAAATTTCACTCTACTCGCTATGCTAACAAACATTCAGTTTTGATTTCAACCGATTTCTATGAGTATagtcacctacaataatatTTGTCGACGAAACAcgctcttcttcttcttcctcgcattatcccggcattttgccacggctcatgagagcctggggtccgattgacaactaatcccatgatttgacgaaggcactagtttttacgaaagcgactgccatctgaccttccaacctagaGGGGAAACTACGCCTTATTGgggttagtccggtttcctcacgatgttttccttcaccgaaaagcaactggtatatatcgaatgatatttcgtacatatatGTAAGTTCAGAAAAACTCagtggtacgagccggggtttgaacccgcgacatccggattgaaagtcgcacgctcttaccactaggccaccagcgctttaatTAAGACATGCTCTTATGTctacaaataacattatttttgcAAGTGGCTGTACAGAGACAATGTCGTAACGTGTAATAAAAATACGCAAATGAGACCACTTTTAATACAAGTGTCAATACTTACTCCTTTTCCGAATCTGCTTTTCCATTTGTAAACTGCACGTTTGAGAGATCTGTCTTGTTTTGCTTCGGTCTGTGGTCTTCACCAAATTTATAAGTGCCGGAAcgcttcattttaatttttcagATCAAATTAATTCACTACTAACACTGTTATTGCTCAGTTATTGATATATTATACAGCTCAAACTATTTGACAcgtatatttaaaaatagtgaataaaatgtattaaaaaactaAGCGCCACGTCCGTGGCGTCCCAATCACAAACACGATATCGGTATCACCTGCCATTATATGATAAATATCTGAAGTGTGTACGCATATCCCGTTTATGCttctaggtaggtacatattatcttAAACATGGAAAGCCCATATCTGTACATTAGTGAATTAGCAATTTAATATAACAAAACACCGATAAATGTATTAAAACGAACGTGAACTCGAGACGTGTGTAGATTACAAGATACTGCCAAAATACGAGATGCTACCGGAATAGACGGCCGTGAAATTCATGCATTTACGAGCACAATCGTTGCTAAACCTTTTTTGTATTGACATTGGTTCCGCAAATTTTCCGTTGATGGCACCATAAAGCAGAActagttaattatttttttgtggttacaaaacaaaagatatattatgttatcgtagcgcaaacaattggcatcttggctaggccccctggtcTGCTAGACACACACCGTCTGCGGCAGACGACTGCCACGTATGATACGTATTTaatcggctagtcggccaaaccCATTGCATGGTCGGTAAATCACTAGTCAGCATCCATTCTGCTTCTGACCGACATCTTACGGGTTAATCACCTAAAAATTACGTCATAGAATTTTATAAAACTTAAGTCATAGAATTTTGATAAATCATGGTAATGTtaggagtgcaacccgttgtttttttagtaattaatgAATTTTGCTTGTTACCTGACGTTATACGTATATTCTATGGACGGGAAAACTATCGAGAGATGATTGGTATCGTTGTGCTCCATCTGTTAGCTCTACATATCTCTATCTCAATTTTCGCTACTATTATGGTAGTCTTAAActaaggagggggggggggcacaCTTAAGAATtaggggcccttttggaaagtaaaggatgctaattaaactaacatttttctactatgatcttctatttattatgggtaatcaaatatactgttactgtctgtccttcggggccccgtCCTGAGGATGgaggccctgggcacgggccccgtgtgctcTTATGGTAAAATaaatggtaaataaataaaaaaacatttatttcagacggTCAGTAAAGACGTTACTGCTGATTAGGTCTCGCATCGGTCTTTTTAGCCATCAAAAAAGGTGTCTCTCCGGTGTTACACCAAAATTAAAGTGACTCAATAGAGATAGATGAtgaggccaatgatgatgatgagactGATTAAGTAGATAAGCCCTATATTATACTTACAATTTCAGTTTTGCTCTAATCATTATGAAGATTGATAATTGAGGAGCCGAAAGTTCTCTGAATATGAATTCATaaacaaactttaaaaaaataacagccATCTTGAATTTCGTCATTTGTGTCACGATCTTACTGAAAATTGATGTAGGTATGAGGATCAGAAAAGCCCTTTAACAGAAATTCGTAATCGAATTTATAAAAAATGGCACCCAATTAAAGGAAATTgccaatttttttattcaatcgtGTCGAAAATTAAATAGATGTCTATAGATTTTGGCGAACGGCGAGTTCTCaattcggggcgaactactctTACTCGAACTACTGTGTATGATAATAACTCTATTGTCGATTTTTTCCTATAGCTCAACCTCAGTAGTATTTCAGTTCAGTCATATTCGTTGAATACATTGCATCGAGtagtactagcggttgaccaaaatcagctgcaaatggtgttaagacgaaacaggagctgagttttaaatattttaggtaaatatacccgtctcgctaacgaaagcggcacctaaaagtagtgcgataaggacaaggcgaaaaatcctgcgtaaaaatctcaaaaatcgaggtttcgtactcctctgtttcctcctccaaaacttaaccaatcgtaaccaaatttagaaatctaaattattatgaaattatctgtgtcggaccgttttgcttttttggctaattgatatcagttttgaatgccacgcctctcattgcggcatagtcaattaggccattttggccgtttttgaagggctctagcgccttaaaaaacaaaaatatctaaaaaagcaaaacggtccgacacagatattgacaatattaatctgtgttgaaaaaatcattgctctagctacAAAAActacggaggaaaacgaggagtacgtttgtatggagaaatgaccactcccgttggctcttaggggtatgaaaatcggcacgattaatctttaggccatttgaattaatttgacccgtagcaccaaaaaaaaaaacaaacggaaaggagttatgacgtcatctttttttgaatggaaaataaaaaaaaatgttcagaaacctatcctgtgtggtattaaatgaaagagcattttgagccggttctaaaaatatataacattattatatttcggtcacttgcattcaattaaaattaaaataattttcaaaacataccaagtttgggctcctccagattcGAAACCGTTAAATTATttgttgtaaaatatacctcagttaatacccaatatcctcatacctaaccccaagaaattaatttcgaaaatatttagttttagtatttaaaaaaaatatatattatcacaaattgtgatctatcaatgaaacggcctcctagcctagtcgatagtgaccctgcctatgaagcaggaggtcccaggttcgaatcctggtaagggcatttatttgtgtgttcatcatcatcagatcatcaccacacaaataaatgcccatatacacatatatacaagccctggtaagggcatttatttgtgtgatgatgatgatgaacacacaaataaatgcccttaccaggattcgaacctgggacctcctgcttcataggcagggtcactatcgactaggctaggaggccgtttcattgatagattgatagatcacaatttgtaataataaaaaaataaaaaataaatactaaaactgaatattttcgaaattaatttcttggggttggatatgaggatattgggtattactggaggtatattttacaaaaaataattcaacggtttcgtatcaggaggagcccaaacttggtatgttttgaaaattatttttattttaattgaatgcaagtgacgtaaatataataatgtgatatataattttataaccggctcaaaatgccctttcatttaataccacacacgataggtttctgaacaaaatttgtttttttttccatacaaaaaaagatgacgtcataactcctttcggtttgttttttttttgtggtgctacgggtcaaattgattcaaatggcctaaagattaatcgtgccgattttcatacctttaacaccatttgcagctgattcccgaatttcaggttgTACCGCTATCGCTAGAGGAAACAATTAAGTATTAAGAGTAAAATGTTTGGTTTCTGagtcatttatttcattataatttcacaacatcattattttttaccaaCTTAGCGGTTGTGCAAATCATTTTAGCACATTTAAGGTATTACAGAGATAAAACAAACATATGATAACTAGATGATAACCGATTCCGAATACTATGGACTATGATAAATTATATGTTACGTTAGGTATTAGCTGATGGATGACATCAGGTCTAGAAGGATAGTGAAAGAAGATGTTCTTCTTCAACTCGATGTTGCCGTCAATGGGACTAGATtttaaaatcgtatttttttttacctacgtATATCTATGATTGGTGTGACGGAACATGACTACTtaacattgatatagaataagaactggatacccaatcagccgcaaaaaatggccccgcaaaagtaacgttaaaacagatcacgcgttactttttcgtttagtcttgtatggaccgctcaaatgtgaagttgtcaacaatgtcgtaaaatggtcgtaaaaatatgcaaaaacaacaatgataaaacgaggaaaaagcatggaatgtatttctttcggttagttctttggatagcattacataatttatgtaatctggtggtaatttcatgattttgaataaattattttgttagtaccaaagaagggatgtgaaggaacaaaaatctaatgagtcgatgtgaggccaatacttttttatttttatatgcaattcgtaagatataatattatgtttaaattcaagatttccaagaaaacctatgcgacgtgcagagtggactgctattatagcaagagataggggtgatgcagttttaaacaaggcaaaacggcagttgtgtgttcggcgcatttccctgtttccgacatatacacaccaataagggcttacatcgactaactgtaaatgttaaacctgtctgaacacagtgacaaccacaggatttttttgataaagaccataaccaatcagtgccagtagcgacctgaatgtccccgtgcactatattgcaaagaacgaaagtgcgaagagtattatgtagatctaaaatacacagttatttaataagttgaatttatttcaaggaaaatataataaatttataaatttattttatgataacttacacgggttgttaccatgaattaattttatttgaactcccgatcaaattaaatttgtttcatttattacttcggtttttctgtacagtaatacctattaaaatgtaccaaagggactccattcgttcattattctcgtttgacgttgtttgacgtaaatacaaaggtgaagttacgtttagtgccatcggacttaaagttttaacagtgctggtaataatgtttacaaatttgacacttaatgcttacgacagtaagttcttttccgtacaaaacatttatcttgactcaaaatttacgtaagcgtttttatcatcaatgcaaatttgcagctaatgtcattctgatccacattttgttgacatttttgttccgctctgtgtgtctatttctaatattaagtcagtgctACTTAACGTATTATTCAGTCAATATCGCAGTCCATTAGAAATTGCCTTATCGATTGCTTTCTACTAATTTCATTTAGGTAAAGACCTtcctatttattattattctaaggggtcatccattaccTAATTATATCACACATTTTATGgaggtcaagaaaatgtgacatgttgtgtcagggggggagtcacaaactttgtgacgtcgctttttttggaacgataatcatttttattcgtttaatttgctttcttaatcagttttggggttataaaattactaatacatatttcttttttcaaatAGAATATCGTGTGATGtgattaatggatgaccccttagtgcCAATTAGTACTACGACCCTGGCATAAATTATGCACATCACTTGCACATGGTGTAGTTACCTATAAAGTTTTTATAAATTGCTAAACTTGACACCGCATCAAAGAAAAGTAATAGTATTAGCATCACCTTAAAATCGGGTAACTATAGTCctatattacaaaactatggtccagtttttaacgttgattatCAACGAGCCTTTTtgatttgtactcgttacatttattttgttgcTTAGATaaactgggtcaagcagatcttgacagtagaaaaaggcggcaaatttgaaaaatgtaggcgcgaaaggatatcgtcccatataaaatttgaatttcgcgccttttctactgtttttttttttaaatatttaaatacatattttactggagCTTGAACTTtgaccatagttgtaagttacctacctgattttacggtaattTATCCAATTATTCTAATTGTATCGTTAGTTAATAATACTGTTAATATACGGTGTTTTATTATTACGTAGGTAAGCTTATTAAAACTACATTTCCTTAGTTTACactttgtattaaaataatagtGTAAGTAACCATAACGGAAACTAGGGACACTAGAAAGCCATATTCAAGACGGAAGAAGAACGCAGTATGAAACTGGATGGGTCGTGATTGGATCAGCCCTCGGAGTGCGGTCAGCTCTGACCTTAAATCAGCATCTGAAATTAATTTGTagtttgtacaaacagcaacactcgaTACATTTCATACATTGTTGTTATATGTACTTGTTATAAAGACTATAACCTGATAAATGTTGGTGGCCTAATAGCAGTAAGGCGAGCGACTTTCAAACAGAAGATTGCGGTTTCTAATCTCGACTAGTACTATCTACCGATGAGATTTTGGaatttatataagtacctaagaaATATCATTAGATCTGGAGGCACGGCAGTGCCTCGatccgccaagtcgagcaatcGATATTTCCCAATTAAGTATCACTGTTCGGAGTGttcggtaaaggaaaacatcgccaggaaaccggattaattccaataaggcttagtttccccCTGGGTTGAagctcagatggcagtcgccTTCGTAAAAATTTGTCCCTGCATTAATTCTTCGGAGTAGGTAGCCATCGCCAACCTTCAGGAATATTATGACAGTCCACTCACCAGGCTCTTTGCCGATAAGAATGTGGTCGATGACGGCGAGCGCGGCATCGCGCTGCTTATACGCGCGCTCGCACTCCGACACCAGCGTGCCGACCACGAACGCGCACGTCACCATTCGTAAAATGTTCGCGGCTGCGGGATAGATTCCGGATGCGTGGATGGTGGGCTGGAATCAAAATACATATACGTTTATTTCTAACAATATGTTGCTTACTAAATAAAATGCACATTGTAAAATATTTAGCATAACTCTATTTAGTAAGTCTCATAAGTTCTTTTAAGAAAATGTTATCAGTGATCAATCATCATTATCACTCGATCGCAATATTCGCAATGCTGTATTCGATCGCCCAAGGGACAGAAGGTTCTTGCGACGGCAGCTGCGGTAACGGACGCAAAGAATTCGAATAGTTTAGTTTAGATTTGTGTGTTAAGTATGCATATAAGTGTTAAGTAAATTCATCGTGGTTAGACCAACCGGTCCTTCTAAAATAcaatggtaggtacctacctataggcaCCTACAATACCTATTTGGGCGACTGGTACCTACTATGACCCTAAGTATGATATGTATATTGATTCAATGTATTGTATTAATGTAAATATACGTAACTGCTACCTCTagcacatatttaattaataatgctGACATCGATTAATTAGAAATAGTAATTTTACTATTGGCGTCGGGTCAAAGTTACCGAATTCGGGTGGGAATATAGATAGAATGATACAAACCTGTGATCCGGTGACCAGTCTTACGGATGTGTTAGTAAACCGTATCATATCTATCAGCAGGCTCAAACTGTTTAGTAATATCTACAAATGAAGAAAGTAAAATTGTTAGTTAGATAATATTAAGTACCAACATTACCTaaactaattttacggtttaaattttaaataacgtTGGTATTTTTAGCTAACCAACCATACCAATGACAAAAAGTGCATGTAAATCAACTGTACACCATAGTTTTTCAAGTATAAATGCCCAAGTAATTTGTTCTGTATCTTTTCaattaaaatcatatatttGGTTGTGTGGGTTCCATGTGATTGCGCCGCTTTCCAATCTACTCCTAACAAGGACGTTATATGTATAGAACTGTTGCAGTATTTCGGAAATCTTTCGTCTGACCCAATATGAAGCCTAGGTTCCTATAAGCTTTTTTACGAATACCTATAACGTGCGTTCGGAACTTCGGAAGGACAATAAGTCAGGCTCAACAGTCAACATGTATCCCTAGATCTCGTACTGATAATATATTACTCGTCATGGGCGTCGCAAAAGTACACAACACTACGTTCGTAAAGTGTCTTTAAGACGAGCTAAGACCCATATTCAAGCTCATTGCGCTTTCGTGTTACTTGTCTAATGCTCCTTGGATGCTTACCCTTGTTCCAAACATGCTGTTTATGAAGATACACTGTTCACACAAAAGAAGGTAGCATCTACTCAGCCATTTTACATTTTGAGGGTTATTCCCTGCCAATGTTCTGACTGGCTGATGCGTCTCGTTGGTATTGCCAAGTTTCGATGGACTTTCAAAATAGAACCAAAGTTTGTTACCAATGGGGTCGCTGAAATCTCCTGGAATGTCCTTAGTATCACAGTAGCATTCCTGAAGTTGATACACAATACATTTCATACGATATTCTACGTGCATAACATGTGACATGAGATCAAGCGTACTGAACATCTTGATCAGGAAATAAATGTAACTGATGGCATATAATGTTGGAAGTGAGGTCCCATAACTTATTGCCCATGAGGTAAAGTCACACGCTGAAGTAATTATCCAAATTACAATGAAATATGCTATGAATTTAATAAGTCTTCTTTTGATAGCTGAGTAATTGGTGGTAATAAGAATTTGATCGATATTTATTATGTGTTTATGATACTCTGCATATGTCTCTCGGCCATATTTGAACACAAAAAACAAGTCCACTAGGTATTGACTATAATCGTAGCACATTTGTACCGCGTCAGTTAATTTAATAGAAAGGTTAACATCATTGTAGTGATAGCGAATTTTTATATACAAACAGTAGAAGGTCAAAAACCCTAGTACTGATGCCGAAGCCAGCGCCTTTAACACTATCCAGAATAATTGCCAACTTGTATTAGGACCTGAAACTGAACAATTTAAAGAAAGTATGCTCGTTAATCTTTTTATAGGcttgaaagtattttgtatatcgGCACTTCTTCGGTCAGCTGATATAACCCTAAACACGCCGGAAACTCGCATTTTtattacactaaaattaaaatattggcTCCACCACGGGAACGACCGGTGACAGTTTCGACGAGAGCggtatgtaattttaatttatgtagAGCAAACTTAGGTGTGGCCGAATATACAGCGTGTTGTAAATATAATTCGCGTAGACAGTTAGTCTATAAATGAGTTTAGCGTTACTACTAGTAGATACCCACTTACCCACCTTAATTAACTAGAACATAAACGCGGACCAGCCACATTGTATCAATCAGCACGCCaatgattgtttaattttaagtataaaTATTGAATGCCCCTAATTACTGTTTTGCATGCATCACTAACACAGATACCTATATAGGACCATAGGTGCCTTAACTGTATGTGCGATCTAGCAGCCTAGTCAATTATAGCACGCGTCCTATTTTCACACCATTTCGAGCTCATTTCCATAGCTATCCGCGGCTCGCTAAATAGTTTAGACTTTAGAACCTACGACATGTAAACTAGGCcctttattgaaaaaaaatatgtacctacctacaacgaCTAAAAACTGGTTTAccgatttttttattgtatatcgCCCTTCGTTACCCTGTACCTACATCAcagcagtataattttagtataaagtgATACCCGAAGGACGTGCCAAGCAAAATTTTGAACAGAAAGAAGTATATTTTCAAGGTTATTGAGGTAATACGTTAAAACCCGCGCGATggtcatattttttgttcccttCTAATTTCCTGACTTTACTTCTCCTCGTCTAGTTCTCTATAAAAACACCCTTTCTACACACCACTTaatattaaatgataaataaataattgttgtACCTACCGCCTAATATACACTATTAGAAGGGGACAATACTCATTAATTTAATGGGTGCTATGACGTAGTAATCGGTATTGTGTTTCTTCATTAAATTTTGTCATAACCACCATCATCATCGAAGTGCGTGAGAGATATCTGCATCTCACTCCTACGTATATCTGCGTCCCTGTCGTCAGTTACTGAATTCaggaagtacctacctatctttaGTCTTTCCGCAATTTAGTCGTCCTAACCAAAGAGAATCCTAACTAGCATCCGTTCTAGTAAGTATTCTAACTAGCATCCTTACTTACTAGTTTACTAACTAGCATTCTAAAAAATTGTTCCTATTTAGTGCAGTTTGAGTCTGGCAAACCAACTTTAATTGAAGTAATgaaattcaaaatttcaaattcaaaatgttttatttgcaAATATAGGTAGCACATACAGTGATGGTAATCTTACAACAGGTGGTGTCGCTATATTTGACCAACAGGCATGCAAAAAACGTATGTACATATGTAGAAATGATTTCAATCTTAAGCATATTGTTGTATGTTTAAGATTAAAATCACTCCAAGATATAGGTTGCCTTAAATCTAAATTACATTAATGTGCAGTAACTATGAATAGAAATCAATATCAAGGAATTAAAATGGATGTCAAAGTTTAAATTTATATAGTAAATAAGAATACAAAAGTCAAAatgagaaaaaataaaaatttaatattcaaATAATCCGAGAGACAATAGTAGCATTTATCTGTTAAGAATGTCATCAATGCACGTTTGAATTCACTGGTGTCCTTATTTCTAATTGTGTCAGGtagtttattataaattttgCTTCCCAAACAAATGACACTCTTTAATTTAAGGGCAGTATTAGCTGATTCGGTATGAAAATCCATTTGTACTATTCTTTTATTTCGTGAATGCGTTGCTTTTTTAAAAAGCGTGGAACAAAGACAGCAATTTCATAGATAAAGAGCGAAGGTAGAGTAAGCAATTTTAAACTTTTGAAATGTGGGGCGTAGCTATCAagtgtttttaagccacatatTGATCTTATGCATCTTGTTTGGGCTTTAAAGACTAATTCTCTATTAGTAGAGTTACTCCAAAAGATAATTCCATACCTCAACGTAGACACAACATAACCATGATACGCAGCCATGACCGCATCCCTACTGACTATCTTTGCAAGTCTAGATAGCGCATATGAGTATATATTTAGTTTGTATGAGATATTCAtccttcgcacctacatttttaaatttgccgctttttctactgacaaagctaAGCTGGCTTGCCAAccttatagtgcgacataaattACCTAGTAGAAATTATAGTtagtcaaaggactgtctcatttcaaacatagacagagagaatcatactatctttgtattacattagtactagcacccaaaagaaaaggatgactatagtttttttgttcatGACTAACGTATAATTCAGTAAATATCGCAGTCCATTCGAAATTGCCTTATCGATTGCTTGCTACTAATTTCATTTAGGTAAAAaacctacctatatattatttattattctaaGTGCCAATTAGTACTAGGTACGACCCTGGCATATATTATGTACACTTGCACACGGTGTAGCCCCTACTAACTTATAAAGTTTTTATAAATTGCTAAACTTGACACCGCAGAGAAAAGTAGTAGCACCATAAAATGGGGTAACTATAGTCCTAATACAACTATagtccagtttttaacgttgattatCAACGAGCCTTTTTGATTTGTACTCGTTTaactcgttacatttattttgttgtcTAGATATTAtactaatgtttttttttatattagatactcattataatttgaaaaatattttactacatattttactggaacttgaactttgaccatagttgtaagttacctacctgattttacggtaattatccaattgaagggatgtttacaaaaacaacataactgactacactggttgacacctgaaacgattaacaatgttcttaaaaaagtgtcaaccgctctaagcagttatgttgtttttgtaaacatcccttcaattattCTAATTGTATCGTTAGTTAgtaataccaaaaagaatagatagtatagaggggtcctgtcattgtaaattttgtagtcactgtaaatctactgccatctatcgacacacgactaaaactcaaaatgaaaacgtataaagttatcaaaaaatgtatatatatggataaacgattttattatttttattcattttgatccctgttcattcactgatatctatgtgttaaaattgttaaatatgaaacggtgtcgtcacgccatctagccgaggatatgctaaaggtgtgtgcgccatctattcgagaatgacttttgcttgaattccgaggcacgttttttccgtagactttattcgtcttatacgaagttacatatggcTTTGGTAATACTGTTAGTACAGGCTGTTTTATTAAGTTTGAAAAGTTTACAGTTAAAGGCACAGTTACAGTTTATTAAAACTACATTTCCTTAGTTTACactttgtattaaaataatagtGTAAGTAACCATAACGGAACCTAGGGACACGAGAAAGCCATATTCAAGACGGAAGAAGAACGCAGTATGAAACTGGATGGGTCGTGATTGGATCAGCCCTCGGAGTGCGGTC
The genomic region above belongs to Cydia splendana chromosome 13, ilCydSple1.2, whole genome shotgun sequence and contains:
- the LOC134796584 gene encoding uncharacterized protein LOC134796584, with the protein product MRVSGVFRVISADRRSADIQNTFKPIKRLTSILSLNCSVSGPNTSWQLFWIVLKALASASVLGFLTFYCLYIKIRYHYNDVNLSIKLTDAVQMCYDYSQYLVDLFFVFKYGRETYAEYHKHIINIDQILITTNYSAIKRRLIKFIAYFIVIWIITSACDFTSWAISYGTSLPTLYAISYIYFLIKMFSTLDLMSHVMHVEYRMKCIVYQLQECYCDTKDIPGDFSDPIGNKLWFYFESPSKLGNTNETHQPVRTLAGNNPQNVKWLSRCYLLLCEQCIFINSMFGTRILLNSLSLLIDMIRFTNTSVRLVTGSQPTIHASGIYPAAANILRMVTCAFVVGTLVSECERAYKQRDAALAVIDHILIGKEPDADLRSELTALRGLIQSRPIQFHTAFFFRLEYGFLVSLVSVMVTYTIILIQSVN